In Pelosinus sp. UFO1, one genomic interval encodes:
- a CDS encoding nitroreductase family protein produces the protein MSKDFYTALQGRRSVYGLSKESVISDEKIQEVIEAAVKHTPSAFNSQSGRVLLLLGGQHDKLWDITKEALRKIVPADAFAPTEEKINSFKSGYGTVLFFEDETVIKELQSKFALYKDNFPIWSHHASGMLQFVVWTGLEAEGLGASLQHYGALIEDQVSQQWNVPSTWKLIAQMPFGKTTAQPGDKEFKPLEERIKVFK, from the coding sequence ATGTCCAAGGATTTTTACACAGCTTTACAAGGAAGACGTTCGGTATATGGTCTTAGCAAAGAATCAGTGATCTCCGATGAAAAAATACAGGAAGTAATTGAAGCTGCTGTTAAACATACCCCCTCTGCCTTTAACTCACAAAGTGGGAGAGTGCTTCTTTTATTAGGAGGACAGCATGATAAATTGTGGGATATTACGAAAGAAGCCCTCCGAAAGATCGTCCCCGCAGATGCTTTTGCCCCTACTGAAGAAAAAATAAATTCCTTTAAGAGCGGTTATGGAACAGTATTATTCTTTGAGGATGAAACTGTTATAAAAGAACTACAGAGCAAATTCGCTCTCTATAAAGATAATTTCCCCATTTGGTCACATCACGCTTCTGGAATGTTACAGTTTGTCGTTTGGACAGGATTAGAAGCAGAAGGATTGGGTGCCTCCTTACAACATTATGGGGCTCTTATCGAGGATCAAGTCAGTCAGCAGTGGAATGTTCCATCTACATGGAAATTGATTGCTCAAATGCCTTTTGGCAAAACTACCGCTCAGCCTGGCGATAAAGAATTTAAGCCACTAGAAGAACGAATTAAAGTTTTTAAATAA
- a CDS encoding aminotransferase class I/II-fold pyridoxal phosphate-dependent enzyme, whose amino-acid sequence MDFKSMNDTTLQEYYSSLSNQYEDFRAQKLNLDMSRGKPCTEQLDLSSDLLESLSKTDYKTVAGVDCRNYGGVDGIPEAKELFSWMLDANPQEIMIGGNSSLTMMHDLLSRAMLHGFLESETPWAKLPTVKFLCPSPGYDRHFAICEHLGIEMIPVDYQEDGPDMEQVEKLVAADLAIKGIWCVPKYSNPTGITYSDSVVKRLAAMPTKAPDFRIFWDNAYSVHHLTNTPDQLLDILKTCTQAGHPDRVFEFASTSKISFPGAGIAMLVSSANNINWLKKHLNIQTIGPDKLNQLRHVRFFKDQAGIETHMHKHAAIIKPKFDIVLEILESELGDKNLASWSKPQGGYFISLDTLPGCAQKIVATAAAAGVLLTPAGATFPYGNDPEDKNIRLSPTFPPISELKQAMELVVLCVQLVSAEQELVKRKLLS is encoded by the coding sequence ATGGATTTTAAAAGTATGAATGATACAACCTTGCAAGAATACTATTCCTCATTGTCCAATCAATACGAGGACTTCCGAGCTCAAAAATTAAATTTAGATATGTCACGAGGCAAACCCTGTACAGAGCAACTAGACCTTTCTAGTGATCTTTTGGAGAGTCTTAGCAAAACTGACTACAAAACTGTAGCAGGCGTTGACTGTAGAAACTATGGCGGCGTGGATGGCATTCCTGAAGCAAAAGAACTTTTTTCCTGGATGTTAGATGCTAACCCCCAAGAAATTATGATTGGGGGAAATTCGAGTTTAACCATGATGCATGATCTTCTTTCTCGTGCTATGCTGCACGGTTTTTTAGAAAGCGAAACACCTTGGGCCAAATTACCAACCGTTAAGTTTCTCTGCCCAAGTCCAGGATATGATCGGCACTTTGCCATTTGCGAGCACCTAGGAATTGAAATGATACCTGTTGATTATCAAGAAGATGGACCAGATATGGAACAAGTGGAGAAACTAGTTGCTGCGGATCTAGCTATTAAAGGAATTTGGTGCGTGCCCAAATATAGTAATCCTACTGGCATTACCTACTCTGATTCAGTCGTAAAGCGATTGGCAGCAATGCCGACGAAAGCGCCTGATTTTCGGATTTTCTGGGATAATGCCTATTCGGTGCATCATCTTACAAATACCCCCGATCAATTACTAGATATTTTAAAGACTTGTACACAAGCGGGTCACCCAGATCGGGTTTTCGAATTTGCCTCCACCTCCAAAATTAGCTTTCCTGGTGCCGGTATTGCGATGCTCGTTAGCAGTGCCAATAATATCAATTGGCTTAAAAAGCATCTCAATATTCAAACCATTGGACCAGATAAACTAAATCAGCTGCGCCATGTCCGCTTCTTTAAAGATCAAGCAGGCATAGAAACACATATGCACAAGCATGCAGCAATTATTAAACCTAAATTTGATATCGTACTGGAGATTTTAGAATCTGAGCTAGGCGATAAAAATCTTGCTTCTTGGAGTAAACCACAAGGTGGATACTTTATCAGTTTAGACACATTGCCAGGCTGCGCTCAGAAGATAGTTGCAACGGCCGCTGCTGCCGGAGTCCTGCTCACACCTGCGGGAGCTACCTTTCCCTATGGCAATGACCCTGAAGATAAAAACATTCGCCTCTCTCCTACCTTTCCCCCAATATCAGAGCTAAAACAAGCGATGGAGCTAGTCGTTCTTTGTGTTCAATTAGTAAGTGCAGAGCAAGAATTGGTAAAAAGAAAATTACTCTCCTAG
- a CDS encoding DnaJ C-terminal domain-containing protein — protein sequence MKFIDYYEVLGVTKSATDKEIKNAYRKLARQHHPDLHQGGDRKEAEEKFKKINEAYEVLGDSENRKKYDMLGQNWRGGQEFQPPPGGTSYQTYHMDGMDDFGFSDFFSSIFGQGFSQQRAGNAGRYQTRQPGTQQGEDVEVEISLTIEELIAGIEKEIQVSLPTVCSTCEGRRFAGNGICPACGGMGVMEETKKLKVKIPNKTYPGTVLRLKGLGGKGLRGGLAGDLYLHVQAKSHPKWQIVDQINMEGELLIYPEQAVLGDTASIPTPDGTLEIKIQPGIRSGQKLRLKGRGFKGQDGTLGDLYIKVYIDIPGNQTPEEIELYKKISALRHK from the coding sequence ATGAAGTTTATTGATTATTATGAGGTGCTAGGTGTAACCAAGAGTGCCACAGATAAAGAAATAAAAAATGCATATCGTAAATTAGCTCGGCAGCATCATCCTGATTTGCATCAAGGAGGCGATCGGAAAGAGGCGGAAGAGAAGTTTAAAAAGATAAACGAAGCTTATGAGGTATTAGGCGATAGTGAAAACCGAAAAAAATATGATATGTTAGGGCAGAATTGGCGGGGTGGTCAGGAGTTTCAACCACCACCTGGCGGAACTAGCTATCAGACGTATCATATGGATGGAATGGATGATTTTGGCTTTAGCGACTTCTTCTCTTCTATTTTTGGGCAAGGGTTTTCCCAGCAGCGGGCAGGAAATGCTGGCAGATACCAGACAAGGCAGCCAGGAACACAGCAAGGGGAAGATGTGGAAGTCGAAATCAGCCTAACGATAGAAGAGTTGATTGCGGGAATTGAGAAAGAGATTCAGGTTAGTTTACCAACTGTCTGTAGTACCTGCGAAGGCCGTCGTTTTGCTGGAAATGGCATATGCCCTGCTTGCGGCGGCATGGGAGTGATGGAAGAAACTAAAAAATTAAAGGTCAAGATTCCGAACAAGACCTATCCCGGTACTGTATTACGCTTAAAAGGCCTAGGGGGTAAGGGACTCAGAGGAGGACTGGCAGGTGACTTGTATCTTCATGTGCAGGCTAAGTCTCATCCAAAATGGCAAATCGTAGATCAGATCAATATGGAAGGCGAGTTGCTTATCTATCCTGAACAAGCTGTTTTAGGGGACACTGCATCTATACCTACACCTGATGGCACCCTAGAAATAAAGATACAACCAGGAATTCGTTCCGGTCAAAAACTGCGCCTTAAAGGCAGAGGGTTTAAAGGGCAGGATGGTACCTTGGGTGATTTGTATATAAAGGTTTATATCGATATACCGGGTAATCAAACTCCTGAGGAAATTGAACTTTATAAAAAGATCTCTGCATTAAGGCATAAATAA
- the arsD gene encoding arsenite efflux transporter metallochaperone ArsD yields MKKIEVFEVALCCSTGVCGPVVNEDLLRITAVVNKINADGGKAVRYNLSSDPEMYIKNRVINELLMKEGESILPITLVDGEVVKTKSYPSTSELAEWSGIDLAYETAAGSSCCCCDSSECCPIDQSCPIDGNCSDEDECCSKE; encoded by the coding sequence ATGAAAAAAATTGAAGTGTTTGAGGTAGCACTATGCTGCTCTACTGGTGTTTGTGGTCCAGTTGTCAATGAGGATTTACTCAGAATAACGGCTGTGGTTAATAAAATAAATGCCGATGGAGGAAAGGCTGTACGATATAATTTGAGCAGTGATCCTGAGATGTATATTAAAAATAGAGTTATTAATGAACTACTAATGAAAGAAGGGGAAAGTATTCTTCCGATTACATTAGTAGATGGAGAAGTTGTCAAGACAAAAAGCTATCCTTCTACTAGTGAATTAGCAGAGTGGAGTGGAATTGATTTAGCTTATGAAACAGCAGCAGGTAGTAGTTGTTGTTGCTGTGATTCCTCAGAATGTTGCCCCATTGATCAGAGCTGCCCGATAGACGGGAACTGCTCTGATGAAGATGAGTGCTGCTCCAAAGAATGA
- a CDS encoding SulP family inorganic anion transporter, whose product MTRAIRVPLKRYFTSFFKKDLLAGLTVGVISLPLAMAFAIASGANPENGIYTTIIAACIVALFGGSKYQVAGPTGAFIPILLSIVLTYGYENLLIAGFLSGILLIIMGLFDMGSLIKFIPRSVTIGFTAGIAVNIFTGQIANFLGLTGLERHESFLATMEDIINHLTTINPYSTLTAVICLAIILITPRFLPKVPGSLLGLITSTVISSVFFPNDVTTIASAFGGIPGNLPHMKFPDFTLDKLQLLLQPALTIALLGAIESLLSAVVADGMTGTRHNSNKELMGQGLANMIIPLFGGIPATGAIARTATNIKSGAATRYSIVISALFVLVAMLVLAPYAGLIPLASMAPVLMIVAYNMSQHQAFVGILKVRTFSAGVLLITFFLTVLTNLTIAVEIGLLLAMVLFVKRMSQAMVVTQVIPDQEHNLVEVLDQDMPNSQDCSQISIYSIEGPLFFGAAQMFSESIMNTIHYDPKIVILRMSKVPLIDITGENHLRTIVETLQKKGTMVLVCGLNQQPEKKLKSTGLYKKIGAHHFFPHTNHALTYALENVNQSYCRNCQGDVFKQCALIREQTS is encoded by the coding sequence ATGACACGCGCTATTAGAGTACCACTAAAGCGTTATTTTACTAGTTTTTTCAAAAAAGATCTACTAGCAGGTCTTACAGTTGGCGTCATTTCACTACCACTTGCCATGGCCTTTGCCATTGCCTCTGGCGCAAATCCCGAAAACGGAATCTACACTACCATTATTGCAGCTTGCATTGTCGCTCTTTTTGGTGGCAGCAAATATCAAGTAGCTGGCCCTACTGGTGCCTTTATTCCTATCCTACTATCTATCGTATTGACATACGGGTATGAAAACCTGCTCATCGCTGGATTTTTGTCTGGAATACTCCTTATTATTATGGGACTCTTCGATATGGGTTCACTGATTAAATTTATCCCTCGTTCGGTAACGATAGGCTTTACAGCGGGGATTGCTGTCAACATCTTTACAGGGCAAATCGCTAATTTTCTTGGTCTTACAGGGCTAGAACGTCATGAGAGCTTTCTTGCTACTATGGAGGATATTATTAACCACCTTACTACAATAAATCCTTATAGCACGCTAACGGCTGTAATCTGTTTGGCAATCATTTTAATTACACCCCGATTTTTACCTAAGGTCCCCGGTTCTCTTCTTGGACTTATCACTTCAACAGTCATCTCTTCCGTATTTTTCCCCAATGATGTCACTACCATAGCTTCTGCGTTCGGTGGAATTCCTGGGAATTTGCCCCACATGAAATTTCCTGATTTTACTCTAGATAAATTACAGTTACTTCTGCAACCAGCCCTTACCATTGCACTATTAGGAGCCATTGAATCCTTACTGTCCGCTGTTGTTGCAGATGGTATGACAGGCACCAGGCATAATAGTAATAAAGAATTAATGGGACAAGGTCTGGCGAATATGATTATTCCATTGTTCGGAGGCATTCCTGCTACTGGTGCCATCGCCCGCACTGCGACCAATATCAAATCAGGAGCCGCCACACGTTATTCCATCGTCATTTCCGCCCTATTTGTCTTAGTGGCCATGTTAGTTCTTGCGCCCTATGCCGGTCTGATCCCCCTTGCGAGTATGGCTCCAGTACTTATGATTGTTGCTTACAACATGAGTCAACACCAAGCTTTTGTTGGTATCTTAAAAGTCCGAACTTTTAGTGCTGGTGTATTACTGATTACATTTTTTCTCACCGTCCTGACTAATTTAACAATTGCTGTTGAAATCGGCTTGCTACTAGCCATGGTGCTTTTTGTTAAACGAATGAGTCAGGCTATGGTAGTAACCCAAGTCATCCCTGACCAGGAACACAACCTAGTCGAAGTCTTGGATCAAGACATGCCCAACTCCCAGGATTGTTCACAAATTAGTATTTACAGTATTGAAGGTCCATTATTTTTCGGAGCTGCGCAAATGTTTTCGGAAAGCATTATGAATACGATTCACTATGATCCTAAAATTGTTATCTTACGTATGAGCAAAGTTCCTTTGATTGATATTACAGGTGAAAACCATTTACGCACCATTGTTGAAACTCTGCAAAAAAAAGGAACTATGGTATTAGTGTGCGGCTTAAATCAACAACCAGAGAAAAAGTTGAAAAGCACAGGACTTTATAAAAAAATCGGCGCGCACCATTTCTTCCCTCATACAAATCATGCATTAACTTACGCACTAGAAAATGTCAATCAAAGTTACTGCCGAAACTGCCAAGGGGATGTTTTCAAACAATGTGCACTGATTCGAGAACAGACTTCCTAA
- the clpB gene encoding ATP-dependent chaperone ClpB — translation MGQEKYTQRAMAAVSEAQQLTALHYHQEMTTRHLLLALVKEEDGMIGQILAECKIDEKLLKAKLEKIISNQPSVRGQEGGLRMNTAMIRVLGLAEKIAASMKDEYVSTEHLLLAVVDDGDSDVVEVCREFGLHRSRIQQIVANYRKGQRITSDNPEEGYQALSKYGRDLTEMAKQGKLDPVIGRDEEIRRTVEILSRRTKNNPVLIGEPGVGKTAIAEGLARRIVAGDVPETLKNKSLYSLDLSSLVAGAKYRGEFEERLKNVLNEIVKSEGKILLFIDELHTVVGAGASEGSMDAGNILKPMLARGELRCIGATTLNEYRKYIEKDAALERRFQPVLVDQPTVEDTISILRGLKERYEIHHGVRIKDSALVAAAVLSDRYISDRFLPDKAIDLMDEAAAKLRTEIDSMPSELDEILRRVMQLEIEEQALKKESDVSSVEKLAGIEEELKKHRQETDVLKAQWEGEKQAILRLRSLKKEIEAVKKEMEMAERAYDLNHLAELKYGKLPALEGRLKKEDELLNQKHDHKVMLKEEVGEDDIAKIVSRWTGIPVSRMLAGEREKLANLETILHERVIGQDDAVQAVSEAIIRARAGIKDPNRPIGSFIFLGPTGVGKTELAKTLAEVLFDDERSMIRLDMSEYMEKHTVARLVGAPPGYIGHDEGGQLTEAVRRRPYSVILLDEIEKAHSDVFNILLQVLDDGRLTDGKGRTVNFKNTVVIMTSNLGSSEILQHEFEVAKERVLSMLKTHFRPEFLNRIDDVIVFSALTKEQVGSIADILLKGLNKRLQKQMNITLDWDQSVLALLAKDGYDPAFGARPLRRQISRAIETELSKKIVRGEVMEGSTVKLNVQAGVITLSNR, via the coding sequence ATGGGGCAAGAAAAATATACACAAAGGGCAATGGCTGCTGTTTCAGAGGCACAGCAGTTAACTGCTTTACATTATCACCAAGAGATGACTACACGTCATTTATTGCTGGCATTAGTAAAAGAAGAGGACGGAATGATTGGGCAGATTCTCGCCGAGTGCAAAATTGATGAGAAACTTCTCAAAGCTAAATTAGAAAAAATCATCAGCAATCAGCCTTCTGTCCGTGGACAAGAAGGTGGTCTGCGGATGAATACAGCCATGATTCGGGTATTAGGGTTAGCTGAAAAAATAGCTGCTAGCATGAAGGACGAATATGTCAGCACTGAACATTTATTACTGGCTGTTGTGGATGATGGTGATAGTGATGTAGTGGAGGTTTGCCGGGAATTTGGGCTGCACCGCAGCCGCATTCAGCAGATTGTAGCAAATTATCGTAAGGGGCAACGGATAACGAGTGACAATCCAGAAGAGGGTTACCAAGCCTTGTCCAAATATGGACGGGATTTGACAGAGATGGCTAAACAGGGAAAACTAGATCCGGTCATTGGGCGGGATGAGGAAATTCGAAGGACGGTAGAAATTTTGTCTCGCCGTACAAAGAACAATCCAGTGCTTATTGGTGAGCCTGGTGTGGGAAAAACAGCGATTGCCGAAGGATTAGCTCGTCGTATTGTAGCTGGAGATGTACCAGAAACTCTGAAGAATAAAAGCTTATATTCCTTGGATCTTAGTTCCTTGGTAGCTGGCGCCAAATACAGAGGGGAATTTGAAGAACGTCTAAAAAATGTCTTAAATGAAATTGTTAAATCCGAAGGGAAAATCCTGCTGTTTATTGATGAACTTCATACAGTAGTAGGTGCTGGAGCTTCTGAGGGTTCGATGGATGCTGGCAATATTCTAAAACCTATGCTGGCTAGAGGGGAACTGCGCTGCATCGGTGCTACGACCTTGAATGAATATCGCAAATACATTGAAAAAGATGCTGCCTTAGAACGGCGCTTTCAGCCAGTACTTGTTGATCAGCCGACAGTTGAAGATACGATTTCTATTTTACGCGGTTTGAAAGAACGTTATGAGATTCATCATGGCGTTCGCATTAAAGATTCGGCACTTGTTGCGGCAGCTGTATTGTCTGATCGTTATATCTCTGACCGATTTTTGCCTGATAAGGCAATCGACTTGATGGATGAAGCAGCCGCTAAGCTGCGTACTGAAATTGATTCTATGCCTAGCGAATTGGATGAAATTTTGCGTCGAGTAATGCAGCTGGAAATTGAAGAACAAGCCCTTAAAAAGGAAAGTGATGTTTCTTCCGTTGAAAAACTGGCTGGTATTGAGGAAGAATTGAAAAAACATCGTCAGGAAACTGATGTCTTAAAAGCCCAGTGGGAAGGGGAAAAACAAGCGATTTTACGTTTGCGTAGTCTTAAGAAGGAAATTGAAGCCGTCAAGAAAGAAATGGAGATGGCAGAACGAGCTTATGATCTCAATCATTTAGCGGAGCTAAAGTACGGTAAGTTACCAGCATTGGAAGGGCGTCTGAAGAAGGAAGACGAGCTTTTGAATCAAAAACATGATCATAAGGTTATGTTAAAAGAAGAAGTAGGCGAAGATGATATTGCCAAGATTGTTAGCCGTTGGACGGGGATACCTGTCAGTCGTATGTTAGCTGGCGAACGAGAAAAATTGGCGAATTTGGAAACCATTCTTCATGAGCGGGTAATTGGACAAGATGATGCTGTGCAGGCCGTAAGTGAGGCTATCATTAGGGCAAGAGCAGGGATTAAAGATCCAAATCGTCCGATTGGTTCCTTCATTTTTCTAGGTCCGACAGGGGTTGGTAAAACAGAATTAGCGAAAACATTGGCGGAAGTATTGTTTGATGATGAACGCAGCATGATTCGCTTGGACATGAGCGAATATATGGAAAAACATACTGTAGCGCGTTTGGTTGGTGCACCTCCTGGGTATATTGGTCATGATGAAGGTGGGCAGTTGACGGAAGCAGTACGCCGTCGTCCTTACAGTGTGATCTTGTTAGATGAAATTGAAAAGGCCCATAGTGATGTATTTAATATTTTGTTACAGGTGTTAGATGATGGCCGTCTGACAGATGGGAAGGGGCGGACCGTAAACTTTAAAAATACGGTTGTTATCATGACATCTAATCTTGGATCAAGTGAAATCTTGCAGCATGAGTTTGAAGTGGCAAAAGAAAGAGTACTTAGTATGCTGAAAACACACTTTAGACCGGAATTTTTAAACCGTATCGATGATGTCATTGTCTTTAGTGCTCTGACAAAAGAACAAGTAGGCAGCATAGCTGACATCTTATTGAAGGGGCTAAACAAACGTTTACAAAAACAGATGAATATTACCTTAGATTGGGACCAGTCCGTATTGGCACTCTTGGCGAAAGATGGTTATGATCCAGCATTTGGTGCTAGACCACTTCGTAGGCAAATTAGCAGGGCAATTGAAACGGAATTGAGTAAAAAAATTGTCCGGGGAGAAGTTATGGAAGGCAGCACTGTAAAACTTAACGTGCAGGCAGGCGTTATTACCTTGTCTAATCGATAA
- the arsA gene encoding arsenical pump-driving ATPase, translated as MLPLYDPTALDLKKYLFFTGKGGVGKTSAACATAVTLADLGSKVLLISTDPASNLQDVFETKLDNKGVLIKDVPNLMVLNLDPIEAAQEYKESVVGPYKGKLPESVIKNMEEQLSGACTVEIAAFNEFSNFLTNKELEGKFDYIIFDTAPTGHTLRMLQLPSAWSNFINKNEHGASCLGQLAGLEDKKDMYKNAVSTLADAQLTTLVLVARPEYSPLIEADKTSLELRELGIDNQLLVVNGIFEGDVNSCDISSSLLAKQTKALENIPKGIGKLPIYKIPLRDYNVTGIESIRRMLTSKAALPSEEAAQIKGYHKLSELVAYLADNNKRVIFTMGKGGVGKTTLAASIALGLVKKGKKVHLTTTDPANHLSLLANSMDGYTLSSINPEEALEKYKEEILSKAKKTMSEEDLAYIEEDLRSPCTQEIAIFHVFASIVDKCDEEVVVIDTAPTGHTLLLLDATENYHKEIERVQGIMPESVIKLLPRLRNAEETEVVIITLPEATPVFEAKRLEEDLTRAGIYTNWWIINSSFSIVNTENKLLQAKAKSEKVWINKVYDIAQGNIVLLPWFSADITSEILTKFLE; from the coding sequence ATGTTACCACTATATGACCCTACCGCACTGGACTTGAAAAAATACCTGTTCTTTACCGGTAAAGGCGGAGTTGGCAAGACTTCTGCCGCCTGTGCCACTGCGGTAACACTTGCGGATCTTGGCAGTAAAGTGCTTCTGATTAGTACGGATCCAGCATCTAATTTGCAGGATGTTTTTGAAACGAAGCTCGATAATAAAGGGGTACTCATTAAAGATGTCCCTAATTTGATGGTTTTAAACTTAGATCCCATAGAGGCTGCCCAGGAATACAAAGAATCGGTAGTAGGCCCTTACAAAGGGAAATTACCTGAATCAGTCATTAAAAATATGGAAGAACAATTATCAGGGGCCTGTACTGTAGAGATTGCTGCATTTAATGAGTTTTCTAATTTCCTTACGAATAAAGAATTGGAAGGAAAGTTCGACTATATTATCTTTGATACGGCACCTACAGGGCATACACTAAGAATGTTGCAGCTGCCATCGGCTTGGTCAAATTTTATTAACAAAAATGAGCATGGTGCTAGCTGTTTAGGACAACTGGCAGGACTTGAAGATAAGAAGGATATGTACAAAAATGCGGTGAGCACCCTGGCAGATGCCCAGCTAACGACCTTAGTGCTCGTTGCTAGACCAGAGTACTCTCCGCTTATCGAAGCCGATAAAACCTCCCTTGAACTAAGAGAGCTGGGAATTGATAACCAGCTACTGGTTGTCAATGGCATCTTTGAAGGCGATGTTAATTCCTGTGATATATCGAGCAGTCTCCTAGCAAAGCAAACAAAGGCTCTTGAAAATATCCCAAAGGGAATTGGCAAGCTGCCAATCTATAAGATTCCTCTGCGTGATTATAACGTTACGGGTATAGAAAGTATCAGGCGAATGCTTACTTCAAAAGCTGCCCTTCCTAGCGAAGAAGCTGCCCAGATTAAAGGGTATCATAAGCTGAGTGAATTAGTAGCATACCTAGCAGATAACAATAAAAGGGTTATATTCACCATGGGAAAGGGGGGCGTAGGAAAAACGACATTAGCTGCCAGCATTGCATTAGGTTTAGTGAAGAAAGGGAAAAAGGTGCATCTTACAACAACGGATCCAGCTAATCACTTAAGTTTGTTAGCAAATTCCATGGACGGATATACCTTGAGTAGTATTAACCCGGAAGAAGCTTTAGAAAAATACAAAGAAGAAATCCTAAGTAAAGCAAAAAAAACAATGAGTGAAGAAGATTTGGCTTATATTGAAGAAGATTTGCGGTCTCCTTGCACCCAAGAGATTGCTATTTTTCATGTGTTTGCGAGCATCGTAGATAAGTGTGACGAAGAGGTAGTAGTCATTGATACAGCGCCAACAGGTCATACACTTTTACTGTTAGATGCTACGGAAAATTATCATAAAGAAATTGAAAGAGTACAAGGTATTATGCCAGAATCAGTCATAAAACTGCTGCCTAGGCTTAGAAATGCAGAAGAAACTGAAGTAGTAATCATCACATTACCGGAAGCTACTCCGGTCTTTGAAGCCAAAAGGTTAGAAGAAGATCTTACAAGAGCTGGTATCTACACAAACTGGTGGATTATTAACTCTAGTTTCAGCATTGTGAATACAGAAAATAAGTTGTTACAAGCAAAAGCTAAATCTGAAAAGGTTTGGATCAATAAGGTGTATGATATAGCCCAAGGAAATATAGTTCTCTTGCCTTGGTTTTCCGCAGACATTACCTCGGAAATATTAACGAAATTCCTTGAATAA
- a CDS encoding helix-turn-helix transcriptional regulator, which translates to MNREVQQFKADFFKALSHPLRVRILEFLCDGDKNVNELQSLCGVEGAAVSQQLAILRNKNIVTTRKEGTRVLYSLQDPMIEELLKIARQIFNNHLINTISMLDRFQKESLL; encoded by the coding sequence ATGAACAGAGAAGTTCAACAGTTTAAAGCTGACTTTTTTAAAGCCTTATCCCATCCTTTGCGCGTTAGAATCTTAGAGTTTTTGTGTGATGGAGATAAGAATGTCAATGAACTACAGTCATTATGCGGAGTCGAGGGGGCAGCAGTTTCCCAGCAATTGGCGATTCTACGCAATAAAAATATTGTTACAACTCGGAAAGAAGGAACAAGAGTACTTTATTCCCTGCAAGATCCAATGATAGAGGAATTATTAAAGATAGCACGTCAAATTTTTAATAATCACCTAATTAATACGATTAGCATGCTAGATCGTTTTCAAAAAGAGTCCTTATTGTAG
- a CDS encoding CBO0543 family protein, whose protein sequence is MNLSLETIITIVSIVITLLLLIFAVDWRYFRDWIVVFLFKSCLDFLWGSPVQNLKLIEYPIRLLPHYYETSILFELWVFPTLCVLYNQVTRERGFWPIIGYSLLFSAGITAIEYPLELYTDLIRYIDWTWLTTFYTLNITFLLSRTFIAFFRWGCDHFNTR, encoded by the coding sequence ATGAATTTGAGTCTAGAAACTATTATTACGATAGTATCCATTGTGATTACGTTATTATTATTGATCTTTGCGGTGGATTGGCGGTATTTTCGCGATTGGATTGTTGTGTTTTTATTTAAATCTTGTCTTGACTTTCTTTGGGGAAGTCCTGTTCAAAACCTGAAGTTAATAGAATATCCGATTAGATTATTACCTCATTACTACGAAACCAGCATATTATTTGAACTATGGGTATTTCCTACGTTGTGTGTATTATATAACCAGGTGACTAGGGAACGGGGTTTTTGGCCAATCATTGGTTACTCCCTGCTATTTAGTGCGGGTATTACGGCCATCGAATATCCTCTTGAATTATATACCGATCTAATTCGATATATAGATTGGACTTGGCTCACTACCTTTTACACCCTTAATATTACATTTTTATTATCTAGGACTTTTATTGCCTTTTTTCGCTGGGGGTGTGACCATTTTAATACTCGATAA